ATTAAAAAGCTTTTATTATTAAGATATCCCTTACAAATAAGTTAAACGGAAGGGTGGGACAAGGAACCTGTCCCTACTTCAGCGAAATTGTAAATTCATCGTTGCTGCCTGGTTTTGGGAGCATGCCTCCTTGTTGGTCAACGACCAGTACGTTACTTACTACTAGTTCCTGCGGTTCACCGCTTGCTTCTGTGAATTTGAAGGTGTAGCTTTTATTAGTGCTAGCTTGGAGCTTTTCCATGTGTGGGAAGTTTTCTGTGTATTTTCCTTCTGTTGTGATAAGAGTTGCCGTTCCTGCAGTTCCCCAGCCAAAGGCAACATCAAATTCTTTGTTAGTGTTTTCTACATCCATCACTAATAGGTAACCATCACTTTGCTTTGTCATTGAATAATTCGAGAAGGTTAAATGAGTTGTTGTATATGGTTCTAGATTTGATAAGTCAAAGTTTGATGAAGATGCCTGCTCTGCCGTTGTGCTCTGAGTAGTAGAAGCAATTTCAGTTTCTGTTAATTCAGCCTTGATTTCTTCCTTTACTGTTTCTTTTAAGTCATCTTTCATTTCCTGCTCTAGCTCTGCTTTTACTTCTTCACGAATTTCTTCTTCCGTTTTTGCGGCTTGCTCATTTTGAGAGCACCCTGCTAACGCTCCAGCAAAAAGTAAGCTTCCTAATACTAGTCTCATTTTCATATTCAATTCCTCCAATTTATTAACTTACTAGTTTTTTCACTGTTTCTAATTCAGCTTCTTTTATGTTGTATCTTGGTTTGTAGTTCGTTAGGAATTCATGTAGATCATATGGTGAAGTAAACACAGGTGTTTTCTTAGTTTCTACATACACCTCAGCTTGAGGATTTGAGAAGAATACACTTCCTTCCACCCAAACTCTAGTACCATTTTTTGATAAATGCTTTGATAAAATATGAACCTGACGTCTTACCTGTTTTACTGGATTTCGTATTTCCTTTGAGTACTCTCCACCTTTGCGCCCTACCTTATGTTGAGTCCATGATCTGTCTTCTTCATTTCCTGTTATGGTTCCGTTATGATTTTTTACCTCAACAACAAAAACACCATTTTTGCCAACAATGACATGATCAAGCTCAGCTCTTCCTTCCTCAGTAGAAAGTTGAACAGAACTATAAACCTCATATCCTTCAGGAAGATTGGCCAGGATATCTGTTGTACGCTCTTCTCCACTTATTCCAGCACGCAATGTTGAATATTTCCTCCAAAAGTAGGCACCAATCCAACCCGGTACAATAGGTAATAGATGAAAAATACCATTAAAGTGAAAGCCTTGAAAAAACGCAATGAAGTAAGCTATTGGCGGAATCCAAAATAGAATACCTAGGGTTAAATATGTGTTTGCTTTCTTTGATAAAGCATTGCTGCCTTTATGTATCGTTGCCATTTCTTCACTTCTCCTTTTTGAACTTCTACGCCTATCCCTATATTTTTTTCATATCTTTTAAAAGCCTAAATGTTAATTCACTAAAAAATAATAATGAAATGGCAAATGTTGCACCAGCAAAACAAAAGTAAACATCCATATCGATTGCCACGTATCCTAGTTCCAGAAATGACATCATGTTTATGATGCTTACTAGAATTAACATAAAAGAAAATATGTACATTCCCATCGCACTTACACGTTCCATTTTTCTACTATGCAATTAACTCACTCCAATTTGATGAATATTTTGGTATTTTTATTTCCATCACCTTTAGTCCTGCTAACCTTGATGATGTTACGAAGTTTGTATCATCTGAAGCTACAATAATAGTAGAATTGCCATGCTCCATTTCGTACGCATAATGCTCGATAATGCGATCATCATTTTCTTTTTTTGTCAGCTTAATCGTGAGTCCCTTTTTAAATTGAATGATCTGTTCCTCTGTCATCGTAATTTCTCTTGCATTCCCTATGCTAACCATATAATCGAACAAATCACTTGCTCTTGCAGCAGCTGCCCTAACATTACGGTCTTCATTTTTCTTTAGTCCGTTCCATTCATCTCGAACGATAGGCTTATGACTACTTTATATTTTTTGATGATGTCACATAAATCATCATTTAATTTCATAAATACATTTGAATCGATGGCAATTTCATAGTCATTTTCTTTACATCTGTCCAACTCTTTCAAAATAATTGTGTTTAATATGAGAGAATTGGCCAGCCGTCTTTTCGGTTTTAATGTTTTTTCTAACCCTTCTAATTCTCGATTTTGAATATATAGGTCCGTTGTGACTGCTTTTTTCTTCCATATTAATTCTTTCTTCATTTCTTGTAATTCCTCTTCTTTAACTTGGTTTAATGCTATTAACTGTTCCTTCTTAGTTATGACCTTTTCTACCTCGCCTCTGAAATATTCTTCCTTACTTGCTAGCTTTGTTAGTGCTTGATTTCGAAGGTGAATGGATAATAGTGCTGTAACAAGGATACTGTAAAACACGAATTGAAATGATGGTACAACTTCTAACGTTTCCGGTTGAACTGCTAAAACTCCAGCAGCAAATAATATCGTATGAAACCCCGCATCTATTTTCACTCTATATTCAGCTGTAAATATATGAAGATATGAAAGGAAAAACTAGAGTGATGATAAAATTCATCATTTGATTTGACGACCCCTTTTTCTCTCTTATTAAATCAATGATCAAGAAACCGACGGCTAAATAAAAGAAGGCAAGAAAATAAAGGATAACACCTCTAACTAATACTTTAAGATATGCATACACATCACTACCTTTTAAATCTAAAATCATGTCTATATTTAAAAGCCATTCCATGATAACCCCTCCTCGATTTTTGCTTTATATTCCATTCGAAGCTTTGATAGATCTTTCACTAACATTTCCTTTTCTACTTCTAACTTGATGATTTGTTCTTTTTTTATTTCAATTTGTTTTTCTTTTTCAAGTAACTCGTTTAACTCTTGATCCTGCATTTTCTCCCGACGATCTAAGTCTTCTCTAACTCTAGTAATCTGTTGAATTTCTTTTTCGAGAAGTGATAACTCCTCATGACACTCAACCTTACAAGTGTTTAGCCACTTTCGGGTATTAGGTAATAATCCAAACAATAAATAAAAAGATACGAAACCAGCTAAAATAGCTAAGAGAAAAATTAATCCCATATTCTTACCTCCTAATTGTGGGACAAGGAACCTGTCCCCCTTAAAACTGATGATGATTATGATCGTTAAATGAATGATCTATGCCATGATCGTGTCCGTGGTAGTACTCATCAATATTTACATCAATACCTGGGTTTAAATAGGGATCCATCGATTCATCCATCATTCTTTGCATGTCCATTTGATCTAAAAGCTCATTTTGGAGGGCAAATTCCTGCATTTGCTGTAAATTCAGCTGCTCTAATTGATCAATCATCTCTTGATCTAGTTGTTGGTCTTCTATTAATTGATGTAAGAATGCTGCTGTTGCTGCACCTCCAACACCTGCAGCTACCCTTGACCGTGAAATTCCTTTTGCTTTCTTTTTTGACCTTTTTACTAGGTTGTAAATAACGAAACCTGCAATAATATAAATAATAACTTCCATGAATAAGTCCCCCTCGTCTTTATGATTAAGTAGAATTTTAACAGTAGTTGAATATTAGTCTGTTACGCCCATTACAAAAGTTGGGTGTTTAGAAAATGTAATAATCGAATTAGCAATCTTCCCTATTAGGAATTTCCTCCTATTCTTTTTCCAAAACCACTTAACAACCTTCATCTCTTTCATGTATGATTATCTCGTACCTACACGAAATATTCTGTGTGATGCTTAACATAAAAAATGTTAAATTGATCACATTTTATATCATACTTCCTAGTACTTTTGAGGTGAAAAACATGACAAACATTCCAAGACAACTTCTAGAAAGCATCGACTTATTTCATGATTTAAACGAAGAAGAATTATCTGAAGTTCAAAAGCTTTTCCGTCAGAAAATATATAAAAAAGGGAAGTCTCTTTTTCACGAGGGAGATTATGGAGAAGAACTTTTTATTATTGAAAAGGGTAGTGTCAAAATCTTCAGAGAGGATTTTACGCGAGAAACCATTTTGACGATTTTAAAAGATGGAGATTATTTTGGAGAAATGGGGATTCTATACAATGAACAGCGCTCAGCCAATGCTGAGAGCCTTCAGCCTTGTACTCTTTATACGATTCATCGATCAGACTTTACTAAGTTACTAGAAAAAAATCCTCAAATTTCGATCAAGCTTTTATATGTTTCAATGCAACGATTGCGTAAAGCCAACGAAATGATTAGAAGTCTAACAAGCTTAGACGCTAGAACACGAATTCTTAAAACATTGATTGATTTGTCTGAGGATTACGGGGTAGTAGTTGAAGGAGAAATTTTAATTGACCTCAAGCTAACACATCAACAAATTGCTGATATGTCAGGCGTAGTAAGAGAAACAGTTTCAAAGGTGTTAGTAGAATTACAGCAGAGCAATACGATTAGTATAGAGAGTAAAAAGATTTCAATTAAAAAACTAACTCATTTAGAAGAGCAAGTTGGTGTATGACTAATAGTTTGATAGAGCAAAAATAAGTAGTTGAATGCCATGTAGCAATTGATCTAAAACTAAACCCAGTCCCTCAGGGTTAAGGTTACGAAAAAACCAAAGCTGATTTGCCTTTAAATAATCAATGATTCCATGGACAACAAATAGGAAAATCACATCAACAAAAGTGACTTGAAAACCAATGAGAAACCCCGCTATTGAAACTGTACCTGTCCATATCACAGAGTGCGCAATCAGACTTATTACGTTTTTACCCTTTGTTTCCGCAAGGTATTTCCCTTGTAACGGATAGTCTCCTAGAAAATGCGCATAAATCAATAACAAATAGCTCAATTGGTCACGGCCCCTCTTATATTTACTAACTAACAAGATAACATGTTTAATAGTTCTATTCTGTAACCTGTATTACATTTTTAATTTATTTTCAGATGATTGGTGGAAAGATGAAAAGTCTCGAAGAATTACTCATAAACTCTAAAAAGCTTAAGTTTCCTCACGATATGGAAAAGCAGTATATTACTGCCTATAACCAGCTCACTGCACAATATGCAGTTTGGTATATACCCGTTGGAATTGTGTTTGTTATCTCCTTAATGCTCTTTGATTTGATCAGTTTTCCAGCTGATGACCAAAAGAATATGATTGCTATCCGGTTTATTTCGCTGGTTATTCTTGTCATTGTTTACTTTTTAAACTTTGTGGGGAAATTTAAAGCTCATTCACAGTTTTATATATCCCTTATTCTCATTTCAATTGATTTAGGGCTAAAATGGATAATTGCACTAAGTGAACCTGATGCAATATCTTTTAATTATTATTTTATCGGAGTGTTTCTCTTAATTGCGGTTACATACTGTATGGTTCGCATTCGCTTTGTTCTTGCAAATATATTAGCTTTGTTTTATATCCTTAGCTATGCCTTTGTTGCAGTATTCTATCAATTCCCTGTGGCATCCGAGGAGCAAATTCTCGTCATAAAGTTAATCATTTTCATGCTAGGTGCTTTTTCCTTACTTTGTACAACAACATGTTATTTTCTAGAATATTTCAGCCGACGTGATTTTATTTATCAAAAAATCATTGACGAGGAACGCGAAGCATCAGAGGAGTTATTATTAAATATATTGCCTGAACATGTAGTTACTAGGCTTAAATCTGGTGATACCGTTATTGCTGATAGTCATGATTCTGTGACAATTCTTTTTGCTGACCTTGTTGGCTTTACTAAGATTTCTCGCGTTCTTCCTGCTCCTGAGCTAGTTACAATTTTAAATACAATATTCACCGCTTTTGATGAACTTTCCGAGAAATATGATGTGGAAAAAATAAAAACAATTGGAGACTCTTATATGGTTTCATCGAAGGTAGGATCTGATTCAAGGGAATCCGCTGAGAAGATCGTCCATTTAGCTGAAGATATGATACGAGTTATTTCTTCACTCAAAGAGCAAGCAAAATTACCATTAAATATTCGAATCGGCATCCACACAGGTCCAGTCGTTGCTGGTGTCATCGGTAAGAATAAATTCGCCTATGACATGTGGGGTGACACTGTTAACACCGCTTCTCGTATGGAATCAACAGGCATCAATGGAAGAGTTCAGGTATCTGAAACCACTTTTAAGATGCTCAAAGACAAATTTCATTTTATTGAACGCGGAAAAATTGACGTAAAAGGCCTTGGCGTGGTTCGGGTTTATTTGCTGTAGGGGTTTGCTGTAGGGACAGGTTCCTTGTCCCATTTTTCATTTATGGTCTTTTTACTATATTGAACAGAAGGTCCTTCATAGTTCTATCATCAATTAGGGTTCGTGGTATACTTCCTTTAAATGAAAAAAGGGTTGTCTTAAATATTAGACAACCCTTTCTGCTATTTCCAATTGTAGAAACTCCTCTTTAATGCTTAACTTCAAGATCTTGCCTCGAGTTTTGAGCCAGGGTCTGAGTTTTTAGGAGGGACAAGGGACCTGTCCCCTAGTCTCTCTTAAAGTTTGTATTAACAAGTGCGGTATTTTTAGCATAGTCAACCCAAACGAGACTTGCTCCACTAATGTTTGCATTGAATGTGATCGGCTCAGTTTTGTCTGAGTAAATTGGATTATATTCATAT
This Metabacillus endolithicus DNA region includes the following protein-coding sequences:
- a CDS encoding nuclease-related domain-containing protein, yielding MATIHKGSNALSKKANTYLTLGILFWIPPIAYFIAFFQGFHFNGIFHLLPIVPGWIGAYFWRKYSTLRAGISGEERTTDILANLPEGYEVYSSVQLSTEEGRAELDHVIVGKNGVFVVEVKNHNGTITGNEEDRSWTQHKVGRKGGEYSKEIRNPVKQVRRQVHILSKHLSKNGTRVWVEGSVFFSNPQAEVYVETKKTPVFTSPYDLHEFLTNYKPRYNIKEAELETVKKLVS
- a CDS encoding PIN domain-containing protein; this translates as MVRDEWNGLKKNEDRNVRAAAARASDLFDYMVSIGNAREITMTEEQIIQFKKGLTIKLTKKENDDRIIEHYAYEMEHGNSTIIVASDDTNFVTSSRLAGLKVMEIKIPKYSSNWSELIA
- a CDS encoding coiled-coil domain-containing protein — encoded protein: MGLIFLLAILAGFVSFYLLFGLLPNTRKWLNTCKVECHEELSLLEKEIQQITRVREDLDRREKMQDQELNELLEKEKQIEIKKEQIIKLEVEKEMLVKDLSKLRMEYKAKIEEGLSWNGF
- a CDS encoding Crp/Fnr family transcriptional regulator, whose amino-acid sequence is MTNIPRQLLESIDLFHDLNEEELSEVQKLFRQKIYKKGKSLFHEGDYGEELFIIEKGSVKIFREDFTRETILTILKDGDYFGEMGILYNEQRSANAESLQPCTLYTIHRSDFTKLLEKNPQISIKLLYVSMQRLRKANEMIRSLTSLDARTRILKTLIDLSEDYGVVVEGEILIDLKLTHQQIADMSGVVRETVSKVLVELQQSNTISIESKKISIKKLTHLEEQVGV
- a CDS encoding DUF3307 domain-containing protein, with the protein product MSYLLLIYAHFLGDYPLQGKYLAETKGKNVISLIAHSVIWTGTVSIAGFLIGFQVTFVDVIFLFVVHGIIDYLKANQLWFFRNLNPEGLGLVLDQLLHGIQLLIFALSNY
- a CDS encoding adenylate/guanylate cyclase domain-containing protein; this translates as MKSLEELLINSKKLKFPHDMEKQYITAYNQLTAQYAVWYIPVGIVFVISLMLFDLISFPADDQKNMIAIRFISLVILVIVYFLNFVGKFKAHSQFYISLILISIDLGLKWIIALSEPDAISFNYYFIGVFLLIAVTYCMVRIRFVLANILALFYILSYAFVAVFYQFPVASEEQILVIKLIIFMLGAFSLLCTTTCYFLEYFSRRDFIYQKIIDEEREASEELLLNILPEHVVTRLKSGDTVIADSHDSVTILFADLVGFTKISRVLPAPELVTILNTIFTAFDELSEKYDVEKIKTIGDSYMVSSKVGSDSRESAEKIVHLAEDMIRVISSLKEQAKLPLNIRIGIHTGPVVAGVIGKNKFAYDMWGDTVNTASRMESTGINGRVQVSETTFKMLKDKFHFIERGKIDVKGLGVVRVYLL